Proteins found in one Methanobrevibacter sp. genomic segment:
- a CDS encoding ADP-ribosylglycohydrolase family protein, with product MDVKDGVIGFVVGDALGVPVEFESREYLSENPVTGMMGFGTYGMPAGTFSDDSSMMLATMNSIANNGGEIDYDDIMVEFVKWWKFGKYTQYGDAFDIGITTSSALNKFRNGAKALDSGLCGERDNGNGSLMRILPLAFIEDIDYETIENVSAVTHAHERSKIACVFYVELAKSILSSENPIEEHVKIASDKIKENYRCSSELEYFDRILEGGIFDDPIDSIKSTGYVLSTLEAVIYVLGNTNSYKEAVLMAVNLGNDTDTVGAITGGIAGLYYGYEEIPGEWLVQIKDLNEVLRLCDYYKNVITL from the coding sequence ATGGATGTAAAAGATGGTGTAATTGGATTTGTTGTTGGGGATGCATTAGGTGTTCCTGTTGAATTTGAATCACGAGAATATTTGTCTGAAAATCCTGTAACTGGAATGATGGGTTTTGGAACCTATGGAATGCCTGCCGGAACTTTTTCTGATGATTCCTCTATGATGTTAGCTACAATGAACAGTATTGCAAACAATGGTGGAGAAATCGATTATGATGATATCATGGTCGAGTTTGTTAAATGGTGGAAATTCGGTAAATATACTCAATATGGAGATGCATTTGATATAGGCATTACAACTTCTTCAGCATTAAATAAATTCAGAAATGGTGCAAAGGCATTGGATTCAGGATTGTGTGGAGAAAGGGATAATGGTAATGGCAGCCTGATGAGAATTTTGCCATTAGCATTCATTGAAGATATTGACTATGAAACGATTGAAAACGTTTCTGCAGTAACTCATGCTCATGAAAGATCAAAAATAGCCTGCGTATTTTATGTTGAGCTTGCAAAAAGCATTTTAAGTTCTGAAAATCCTATTGAGGAACATGTAAAAATAGCCAGTGATAAAATAAAAGAGAATTATAGATGCTCTTCTGAATTGGAATATTTCGACAGGATTTTGGAGGGTGGCATTTTTGATGATCCTATAGATTCCATTAAAAGTACGGGATATGTATTATCTACATTGGAAGCAGTTATTTATGTGTTGGGCAATACAAATAGCTATAAGGAAGCTGTTCTGATGGCTGTCAATTTGGGTAATGACACAGACACCGTTGGCGCCATTACTGGAGGAATTGCAGGATTATATTATGGTTATGAAGAAATACCTGGGGAGTGGTTGGTTCAGATTAAAGACTTAAATGAAGTTTTACGGTTGTGTGACTATTATAAAAATGTTATTACATTGTAA
- a CDS encoding Mur ligase family protein, which translates to MVSKLRYNLAKIAGKAAIHAVKLGSGAGMSFPGSLFLKIGGQEALKSLSDEVDIGSILITGTNGKTTTTTLLIKLLSKDLDIRRSYESNTISAIATGLLKGDGDIGIFEYGIRDIKHGIPDTIQRLVNPIGVVYTTISREHSQVAGIKNPFDQYLKAKTLLSQEMGEGVIITNADDPRTANIGLNKSNDIKVNYYGVASDKILDIFEDEIVECPNCGTSLEYSHRFMNHRGEYKCPDCGLERPKLNVYLKDIEFGDKWTLDIVGNLFNYSVNKDISFNVKITVPPFGLHNVYNTLASITAYATFTPTPEKIESTIGEIFNNLDMSFIPPGRFEVVDVNGKKVGLGQGDNGDAAKINALFMNQYIEGPLEFIYTTPDVNEEEIFEDHLKSIRALDPAHLIVVPGRESVEIAEKYYNQIKDEFNSDFYPLSYENMPERIDKLCELATNSDYDYVIMTGCGEEQAMWENIKQKLIK; encoded by the coding sequence ATGGTGAGTAAGTTGCGTTATAATTTAGCTAAAATTGCAGGAAAGGCCGCCATTCATGCGGTTAAATTAGGTTCTGGAGCGGGAATGTCATTTCCAGGATCATTATTTTTAAAAATCGGGGGTCAGGAAGCTTTAAAATCCTTGTCAGATGAAGTGGATATTGGTTCAATATTAATCACCGGTACTAATGGAAAAACCACTACCACAACATTATTGATTAAATTGTTATCAAAGGATTTGGATATCAGAAGAAGTTATGAAAGTAACACCATTTCTGCAATCGCAACAGGGCTTTTAAAAGGCGATGGTGATATTGGTATTTTCGAATATGGTATTAGGGATATAAAACATGGAATTCCAGACACTATACAAAGGCTAGTTAATCCGATTGGTGTAGTTTACACAACCATTTCCAGGGAACATTCGCAGGTGGCAGGAATAAAAAATCCCTTTGATCAATATTTAAAGGCTAAAACTTTACTTTCACAAGAAATGGGTGAAGGGGTAATTATTACAAATGCCGATGATCCAAGAACTGCAAATATTGGTTTGAACAAATCAAATGACATCAAGGTCAATTATTATGGCGTAGCTAGCGATAAAATATTAGATATCTTTGAAGACGAAATAGTTGAATGCCCTAATTGCGGGACTTCCTTGGAATACTCTCACAGATTCATGAATCATAGGGGGGAATATAAATGTCCTGATTGCGGATTGGAAAGACCAAAATTAAATGTCTACTTGAAAGATATAGAATTTGGAGATAAATGGACTTTAGATATTGTAGGAAATCTCTTTAACTACTCTGTAAATAAGGATATTTCCTTTAATGTTAAAATCACAGTGCCGCCATTCGGTTTGCACAATGTTTACAATACTCTGGCTTCAATTACAGCTTATGCAACCTTTACACCAACTCCTGAAAAAATAGAATCTACAATTGGTGAGATATTCAATAATCTTGATATGTCTTTTATTCCGCCTGGAAGATTTGAAGTGGTGGATGTCAATGGTAAAAAGGTAGGTTTGGGACAAGGAGATAATGGGGATGCAGCCAAAATTAATGCATTGTTCATGAATCAATATATTGAAGGTCCTTTGGAGTTTATTTATACAACTCCCGACGTCAATGAAGAAGAAATATTTGAAGACCATTTAAAGTCAATTCGTGCACTTGATCCTGCACACTTGATTGTTGTTCCAGGTAGGGAATCTGTAGAAATAGCAGAAAAATACTATAATCAAATCAAAGATGAATTTAATTCAGACTTTTATCCTTTAAGCTATGAAAACATGCCTGAAAGAATTGATAAGTTATGTGAGTTAGCTACCAATTCTGACTATGACTATGTTATAATGACTGGTTGCGGTGAAGAACAGGCTATGTGGGAAAACATTAAACAAAAATTAATTAAATGA
- a CDS encoding GNAT family N-acetyltransferase, which translates to MLRPWNEKDAKWLYFYARNPNVGPMAGWNPHQSREESLYIIQTVFSKKETYAITFKGKPIGCITLYVHPDGNYYWGDGNGEIGYWIGEQFWGQGITVEASKIILKHGFEDLKLKTIYATYQKQNKRSKRVLEKLGFKYYDEVEKLDVNYRSFKEIAMYLKGEDYL; encoded by the coding sequence GTGTTAAGACCCTGGAATGAAAAAGATGCAAAATGGCTGTATTTTTATGCAAGAAATCCAAATGTAGGTCCGATGGCGGGATGGAATCCTCATCAATCTAGGGAAGAAAGTTTATATATTATTCAAACGGTTTTTTCCAAAAAAGAGACTTATGCAATTACCTTTAAGGGAAAACCTATTGGCTGCATTACATTGTATGTTCATCCCGACGGCAATTATTACTGGGGTGATGGAAACGGCGAAATCGGATATTGGATCGGTGAGCAGTTTTGGGGCCAGGGAATAACTGTAGAGGCCTCTAAAATAATTTTGAAACATGGTTTTGAGGATTTGAAATTGAAAACGATATATGCGACATACCAAAAACAGAACAAAAGGTCAAAAAGGGTTCTTGAAAAGTTAGGTTTTAAATATTATGATGAGGTTGAAAAATTAGATGTTAACTATAGGTCATTTAAAGAGATAGCAATGTATTTAAAAGGTGAAGATTATTTATAA
- a CDS encoding nitroreductase family protein — METFDAINNRKSIRGYNDEQITEEELSAIVEVANKAPNAGPFHITVIQDKEFLTEINDKTKIKMLASKGFMKERASMPGYEPLYNAPTLIVVSTPEVPFAEINAACSITTMALAATDLGLGSCYVVSPIQTLVEPDVLLRLELPEGFVPISGLLVGYESDVKIQSPPRADVDNVNYIL; from the coding sequence ATGGAAACTTTTGATGCAATCAACAATAGAAAAAGTATTCGTGGATATAATGATGAGCAAATTACAGAAGAGGAGTTATCTGCTATTGTGGAAGTTGCTAACAAAGCACCGAATGCAGGTCCTTTCCATATTACTGTAATTCAGGATAAGGAGTTTTTAACTGAAATTAACGATAAGACCAAAATTAAGATGTTGGCAAGTAAAGGGTTTATGAAAGAAAGGGCTTCAATGCCCGGATACGAACCTTTATACAATGCTCCTACCTTGATTGTGGTTTCAACCCCTGAGGTTCCATTTGCAGAAATCAATGCTGCTTGTTCAATAACTACCATGGCTTTGGCAGCTACTGATTTGGGTCTTGGAAGCTGTTATGTGGTCTCTCCGATACAAACCTTGGTTGAACCTGATGTTCTTTTAAGACTCGAACTTCCTGAAGGATTTGTTCCAATTTCCGGACTTTTGGTGGGTTATGAAAGTGATGTCAAAATCCAAAGTCCACCTAGAGCTGATGTGGATAATGTTAATTATATTTTATAG